GCCTCAAGCTCTGCAGCAAGGATGTGTGCCCAAGTTAATTCCTCATCAAAATTGATCTCAATTTTGTTGTATTCCGGGAATATCTGAAATCCAGTGGTATCGCTGTTGTACATCCTCTTCAAAATAGCAGAAAGTATGTGCTGGCCAGTGTGTTGCCTCATGTTTTCGTATCTCCATTCCCAGTCAAGCTCAAGCTCCACTTCTTCCCCTTCCTTTGGAATCCTCCCTTTGAGCTTTCCTTCATGCCAGATTTCATCTTTTCCCTCAACTTTTTCAACCTCAATTCTAAAGCCATCGCCCTTTATTACCCCTCTGTCGCTGGGCTGTCCGCCCCCTTCGGGATAAAATATTGTCCTATCAAGCAATACCCCAATTCTATTCCCTCTAACTTCAACCTTCATTATCTTTGCAGAGGCTTCCCTTAGGTAGGGGTCGATGTAGAACAACTTAAGCGTCATATGTCCCACCAGAAGGGAATCCCAATAAAAAGATAAAAAGCTAACTAAGCCTGAGATTTAGCCTCAAGAAGAGCCTTAACTCTCTTCAATCTGAAGAAGTTTTCCCTCTCCATCTCGTCCAGATGCTGACTTATATATTTAACAGTCTCTTTCATTCTTGGAATGATGATATATTCTAAGGCATTAACCCTTCTTTTTGTTTTTTCAATCTCTTTTGCAAGCCTCTTTAGTGTCTCCTCCACTTCTGCTAGCCTTATGGCCAGCTCAAGAACTTCTTCAAATTTTTCTGATGCAATATCCACCTTGGAAGAACTTGAAACAAAAGCATAGCCTCTCTCGCTGGGGTCTCTCTTAAATTTTTCAGCCTCAATTAAAGGCACCGGCACACCCATGATGTTTCTCTTTTTAATTTCTATCTCCTTATTTGGTCTTACACTGAGGGCTATCTCGCCGAGCCTGACAATTCCCGTGTCTATCTCGGCCAATCTAAGCTGTTCAAAGGCTTCCTCTATTTTCTGATTGAGTTCCTTCCTCAGTGCCAGAGCCTCGTCGTATATTGTGAAGAACTCCATAATAAGGGCATCTTGCTTTTCCTTGAGAATTTTGTGCCCCTTTTCAGCCAGTTTTATCCTTCTCTTTAGCCTCAAAAGCTCCATTCTGGTTGGCTTGACTTTCAGTATTTTTGTCATTTAGCTCACCTCAAAATAAAAGAAGTCAAGAGGAGTATCTGTATTTTGGATGGTACTTCT
The Thermococcus sp. 2319x1 DNA segment above includes these coding regions:
- a CDS encoding V-type ATP synthase subunit D; translated protein: MTKILKVKPTRMELLRLKRRIKLAEKGHKILKEKQDALIMEFFTIYDEALALRKELNQKIEEAFEQLRLAEIDTGIVRLGEIALSVRPNKEIEIKKRNIMGVPVPLIEAEKFKRDPSERGYAFVSSSSKVDIASEKFEEVLELAIRLAEVEETLKRLAKEIEKTKRRVNALEYIIIPRMKETVKYISQHLDEMERENFFRLKRVKALLEAKSQA